One Fuerstiella marisgermanici DNA window includes the following coding sequences:
- a CDS encoding 3-hydroxyacyl-CoA dehydrogenase NAD-binding domain-containing protein has translation MSKGKVGVIGAGVIGLSWSAAFAASGYNVVVSDPRDDLQDALDKFIPMFVPQVPGFDGDVAEAVARVKPASSLANAVEGAVAVQENGPETPDFKQTIFAQLEEVAPTDCLFLSSSSGIPPAVQGEKLKDPNRIVIGHPFNPPHILPLVEVVGSENTPEDLVNRTLGFYNDLGKKAVRLHKAVPGFVANRLQFVLVDEAVRLVEQGVVSVKELDEIVEASLGIRWASIGPLLAGNFGGGPGGLRHILEHVFSALAKGMGREVYSSELVEKLGQQCDEAYPQDKLGQLAAVRDARQSAIIADHQKHPLNT, from the coding sequence ATGAGTAAAGGAAAAGTCGGTGTTATTGGAGCGGGTGTGATCGGGCTTTCATGGTCGGCGGCTTTTGCAGCCAGTGGCTACAACGTCGTAGTGTCGGATCCGCGTGACGATTTGCAGGACGCGTTGGACAAGTTCATCCCAATGTTTGTCCCGCAAGTGCCAGGGTTTGATGGTGATGTGGCCGAAGCGGTTGCTCGTGTGAAACCGGCCAGCTCGTTGGCCAATGCGGTCGAAGGTGCTGTGGCGGTTCAGGAAAATGGTCCTGAAACGCCGGACTTCAAGCAAACCATTTTCGCTCAATTGGAAGAAGTCGCGCCGACCGATTGCCTGTTCCTTTCGTCCAGTTCTGGAATTCCGCCAGCTGTACAAGGTGAAAAGCTAAAAGACCCCAATCGCATTGTGATTGGTCACCCGTTTAACCCTCCCCACATTTTGCCGCTGGTCGAAGTCGTCGGGAGCGAAAACACGCCGGAGGACCTGGTCAATCGCACACTCGGTTTTTACAACGACTTGGGCAAGAAGGCCGTGCGACTTCACAAGGCAGTGCCTGGCTTCGTCGCTAATCGGTTGCAGTTTGTTTTAGTTGACGAAGCCGTGCGACTGGTCGAACAGGGTGTCGTCAGCGTGAAGGAATTGGACGAAATCGTGGAAGCATCACTTGGCATCCGCTGGGCGTCCATTGGTCCGTTATTGGCAGGCAACTTCGGCGGTGGCCCCGGCGGTTTGCGACACATCCTGGAGCATGTCTTCTCGGCGTTGGCCAAGGGAATGGGACGGGAAGTCTACAGCAGCGAACTGGTCGAGAAACTGGGCCAGCAGTGCGATGAAGCTTATCCCCAAGACAAGCTGGGACAGTTGGCCGCCGTTCGCGACGCTCGGCAAAGCGCCATCATTGCCGACCACCAGAAACACCCGCTGAACACGTAG
- a CDS encoding integrase catalytic domain-containing protein: MNDVVSISSRHEVVAALRLRYQVARKLDKSKILDEFVALTGVHRKHAIRLLNRDPELHVSPNTKQGRKVYDLAVHEALVVVWEAADRICGKRLKSVMPQYVESMERHGHVTLASEVRRKLLAASASTLDRLLKPNRDVARKRKKKRTRTKSAQAVKVKTFADWNEPDPGYTEIDFVVHCGGQPAGEKIHSLVITDVCSGWTEAVPLLAREQSLVVEGLTVLARQIPMAIRGINSDNDSAFINETLISYCEQQEIEFTRSRPYKSNDQAWIEQKNGAIIRKFVGSERFSGIVAGQTLGALYQSVRLYVNYFQPSFKLLSKHRDGSKLKRKFQSPKTPCDRLLDHSKISREQKEILRATRDALDPVELLHRIRECQAALASLSGTTIDHPDTKSLAEFLSELPTLWMTGDARPTHRQQATKPRDYRTRVDPFVNVWPQILEWLEQQPDVTAKALLERLQNEYPDEYSDGLLRTLQRRVKQWRQVMAKKMVYACLEDADIPSMSIPKTEPENGAGGQPPNPRDFRGISSGVQR, encoded by the coding sequence ATGAACGACGTCGTCAGTATTTCATCGCGGCACGAAGTGGTCGCGGCATTGCGTTTGCGTTATCAGGTTGCACGTAAGTTGGACAAGTCAAAGATTCTTGATGAGTTTGTCGCCTTGACCGGCGTCCATCGGAAGCATGCAATTCGACTTTTGAATCGAGATCCCGAGTTGCACGTGAGCCCAAATACAAAGCAGGGCCGGAAGGTCTACGACCTGGCAGTTCATGAGGCATTGGTTGTCGTTTGGGAGGCTGCCGATCGGATCTGCGGCAAGCGCCTGAAGTCCGTTATGCCGCAGTACGTGGAATCGATGGAGAGGCATGGTCACGTGACGCTTGCTTCTGAGGTTCGACGGAAACTGCTGGCCGCAAGCGCTTCAACTCTGGATCGACTGCTGAAGCCCAATCGTGACGTCGCCAGAAAACGAAAGAAGAAACGTACGCGGACGAAGTCTGCACAGGCAGTCAAGGTTAAGACGTTTGCGGACTGGAATGAGCCCGATCCGGGGTATACCGAAATTGACTTTGTGGTCCATTGCGGTGGGCAACCGGCTGGCGAGAAGATCCATAGCCTGGTGATCACTGATGTCTGTTCCGGCTGGACGGAAGCTGTGCCATTGCTGGCGCGAGAACAGTCTCTTGTTGTCGAAGGACTGACTGTGCTCGCTCGGCAGATTCCGATGGCGATTCGAGGAATTAACTCCGACAATGACAGTGCGTTCATCAACGAGACGTTAATTTCATACTGCGAGCAGCAGGAAATCGAATTCACTCGTTCACGACCATACAAGAGCAACGATCAGGCGTGGATCGAGCAGAAGAACGGCGCGATCATTCGCAAATTTGTTGGGTCAGAGCGGTTTTCCGGCATCGTCGCCGGTCAGACTCTGGGGGCTCTTTACCAATCTGTGCGACTATACGTGAACTACTTTCAGCCATCGTTCAAACTGCTGTCAAAGCACCGCGATGGCTCGAAGTTGAAACGGAAATTTCAAAGTCCGAAAACTCCATGCGATCGATTGCTTGATCATTCAAAGATTTCTCGGGAGCAGAAAGAAATTCTCCGTGCGACACGAGACGCGCTCGATCCGGTTGAACTGTTACATCGTATTCGAGAATGCCAGGCGGCATTGGCGAGTCTGTCTGGCACAACAATCGATCATCCCGACACAAAGTCACTGGCCGAGTTTCTTTCTGAGCTCCCGACTCTGTGGATGACCGGTGATGCGCGGCCGACTCACCGGCAACAAGCGACGAAGCCACGAGACTATCGGACACGAGTGGACCCGTTCGTGAACGTATGGCCTCAGATTCTGGAGTGGCTTGAACAGCAGCCCGACGTCACGGCAAAGGCACTGCTGGAACGTCTACAGAACGAGTATCCGGATGAGTATTCGGACGGATTGTTGCGGACACTTCAGCGTCGCGTGAAACAATGGCGACAGGTTATGGCGAAGAAAATGGTTTACGCCTGCCTGGAAGACGCCGACATTCCATCGATGTCGATACCGAAAACGGAGCCGGAAAACGGAGCCGGGGGCCAGCCCCCAAACCCCCGAGATTTTCGAGGCATCAGCTCGGGTGTTCAAAGATGA
- a CDS encoding integrase core domain-containing protein, which yields MAVSPSEGFNSKLRDEFLNVEEFESVRDAVQMTKQFQRQYNEVRSHSALDYQTPNEYAAFGSSSTDGSRPDHLRHHLDLSSALKAEATAKADGAQHNRFGKLFTTNVRRKLS from the coding sequence GTGGCCGTTAGCCCTTCCGAGGGCTTCAATTCGAAGCTTCGCGACGAGTTTCTAAACGTTGAGGAATTTGAAAGTGTTCGTGATGCGGTGCAGATGACAAAACAGTTTCAACGTCAGTACAACGAAGTCCGTTCCCACAGCGCGTTGGACTACCAGACACCGAATGAGTATGCAGCCTTCGGTTCGAGCTCGACAGACGGGAGCCGCCCCGACCACCTTCGCCATCACCTCGACCTGAGCTCCGCATTGAAGGCCGAGGCGACAGCGAAGGCGGACGGGGCTCAGCACAACCGATTTGGGAAATTGTTCACTACCAATGTCAGACGAAAACTCTCATAA
- a CDS encoding HEPN domain-containing protein — protein sequence MSRKIFKKLSSLDPKTLELFSVDADTFVNNNNVVKTRNYYTHYSNKKCVLQGGQLHWAAHKLNIMLRVLLLTEMGVPESELQLAFSKNLRLSGQRKEWLSISEKGTLSEQVVSGKATESTDEPL from the coding sequence TTGAGTAGAAAAATCTTCAAGAAGCTCTCTTCTCTCGATCCGAAGACGCTCGAACTGTTCTCAGTGGATGCGGACACGTTCGTGAACAATAACAATGTTGTCAAGACGCGTAACTACTACACCCACTACTCGAACAAAAAGTGTGTGCTACAGGGGGGGCAACTTCACTGGGCGGCACATAAGCTAAATATAATGTTGCGAGTTCTGTTGCTCACTGAAATGGGAGTGCCCGAATCAGAACTTCAACTCGCATTCTCGAAGAATCTTCGCTTATCAGGTCAACGCAAAGAGTGGCTTAGCATTTCTGAAAAGGGAACGCTAAGCGAGCAGGTTGTAAGCGGAAAGGCCACAGAATCTACCGACGAGCCGTTGTGA
- the selD gene encoding selenide, water dikinase SelD, producing the protein MQIEQRLASRHLVLLGIGHTNAHIVRQWGMNPIADVDLTCISDRSVATYSGMLPAALAGQIPTRDMEIDLVRLCASVNARLIIGTVTGLDSNRQVLHFADRPSVPFDVLSVGIGSVPTDDGVHIEGDSLIRIKPMQTFLQRLDVTVNKALKRRTSMEVTPRSGEHNAGQTSPAPLKIVVVGSGAAGTEITFCLPGFIQSKTDVPFELQIVTRSDAILPGVTSGLRDRAAAELKRRGVAVHRNATITHVDDTAVTLQDGQKIVADIVIWATGASPPELLSQLNLPLTGSGFLATEANLRSTSGAPIFAVGDTGSIVSEKVPKAGVYAVRQGPVLWDNIKALLAAKPLSNYEPQSSFLKLLNTGDGKAIGEWKGFSFGGRFAMKLKHYIDSKFMKMYQVSGSMKADTDMMQCKGCGCKLGSQTLNTALRSSFALNEAASASEITTAADQQSNIDQAIPADDAAVITTDGGRIIATTDFFTNPVNDAFLFGRIAALHSASDIVAMGATATAALANVVLPEGDTAAQQTALHDFLAGARHEFAQMNADIVGGHTIVGPRWEAGFTVIGNPPATPLLQKGSLQIGDMLYLTKPLGIGVLLAAHMRSQCAARDYESLIAAMLQPQHMLAKLATDCGITAATDVTGFGLAGHLVEMLQASHQSATLNLKDLQLLPGAAAAFDAGIESTLAPNNRAVEQHLTAAADVQSRPEYRALFDPQTCGGLLLGVPKPLVQKFETAMVEADLTTAIAIGEVVNKQPNSVLIQTT; encoded by the coding sequence TTGCAGATCGAACAACGTCTCGCCAGTCGCCATCTTGTTCTGCTGGGCATCGGGCACACCAATGCGCACATCGTGAGGCAATGGGGCATGAACCCAATCGCCGACGTCGACCTGACTTGTATTTCTGATAGAAGCGTCGCCACATATTCCGGCATGCTGCCCGCCGCGCTGGCTGGCCAGATTCCTACCCGCGACATGGAAATTGACCTCGTGCGACTGTGCGCGTCCGTCAATGCGAGGCTGATTATCGGCACTGTCACGGGGCTCGATTCTAACAGGCAGGTCCTGCACTTCGCTGATCGCCCGTCCGTGCCATTTGACGTTCTGTCCGTCGGCATCGGTTCCGTGCCCACCGACGATGGAGTGCACATCGAAGGCGATTCGCTGATCCGAATCAAGCCGATGCAAACGTTTCTACAGCGGTTAGACGTCACCGTCAATAAAGCGTTGAAGCGGCGAACGAGCATGGAAGTCACGCCCCGCTCTGGCGAACACAATGCAGGTCAGACTTCACCTGCTCCACTCAAAATCGTCGTTGTCGGTAGCGGCGCTGCCGGAACGGAAATCACGTTCTGTCTTCCGGGCTTTATTCAAAGCAAAACGGACGTCCCGTTCGAACTGCAAATTGTCACTCGCAGCGACGCCATTCTTCCAGGAGTCACGTCCGGGCTGCGTGATCGAGCGGCCGCGGAGCTAAAGCGTCGCGGTGTTGCCGTGCATCGCAACGCGACGATCACTCATGTCGATGACACAGCCGTAACATTGCAGGACGGTCAGAAGATAGTGGCGGATATTGTAATTTGGGCCACGGGAGCCAGTCCGCCGGAATTGCTTTCGCAATTGAATCTGCCTCTGACGGGTTCCGGATTTCTGGCCACCGAAGCCAACCTGCGGTCGACGTCGGGAGCGCCGATTTTCGCCGTTGGTGACACAGGTTCGATTGTTAGCGAAAAGGTGCCCAAGGCCGGCGTCTATGCCGTGCGTCAGGGGCCCGTGCTGTGGGACAACATTAAAGCTTTGTTGGCCGCGAAGCCGCTCAGTAACTACGAACCGCAATCATCGTTTCTGAAGCTGTTGAACACTGGCGACGGCAAAGCGATCGGCGAATGGAAAGGCTTCAGCTTTGGTGGCCGCTTCGCCATGAAGCTGAAGCACTATATTGATTCGAAGTTCATGAAGATGTACCAGGTGTCTGGCAGCATGAAAGCAGACACTGACATGATGCAATGCAAGGGCTGCGGCTGCAAACTCGGCAGCCAGACGTTGAACACCGCGCTCCGCAGTTCATTCGCTTTGAACGAAGCCGCGTCCGCTTCCGAGATAACTACTGCAGCGGATCAACAGTCAAACATCGATCAAGCCATTCCTGCTGACGACGCGGCCGTCATCACCACCGATGGCGGCCGCATTATCGCGACTACCGACTTCTTCACGAACCCCGTGAACGATGCTTTCCTGTTCGGGCGCATCGCCGCGTTGCACTCAGCCAGCGACATCGTCGCCATGGGAGCGACCGCGACGGCCGCTCTTGCCAACGTCGTGCTGCCGGAAGGCGACACGGCGGCTCAGCAAACCGCGTTGCACGACTTCCTTGCCGGAGCACGCCACGAATTCGCACAGATGAACGCGGACATCGTTGGCGGCCACACCATCGTCGGCCCTCGCTGGGAAGCCGGCTTCACCGTCATCGGCAACCCACCCGCGACTCCGTTGCTGCAGAAGGGAAGTCTGCAAATCGGCGACATGTTGTATCTGACAAAACCGCTCGGCATCGGAGTGCTGCTGGCCGCTCACATGCGAAGCCAATGTGCCGCTCGCGACTACGAATCGCTGATCGCCGCCATGCTGCAGCCGCAACACATGTTGGCGAAACTGGCGACTGACTGCGGCATCACGGCCGCAACCGATGTCACGGGTTTCGGCCTCGCTGGGCACCTTGTCGAAATGCTGCAGGCCAGCCACCAGTCCGCCACGCTCAACCTAAAGGATCTGCAATTACTTCCCGGCGCCGCAGCGGCATTCGACGCAGGTATCGAAAGCACGCTGGCTCCCAATAATCGAGCCGTCGAGCAACACCTTACGGCGGCTGCGGATGTCCAGTCACGCCCCGAATACAGAGCCCTCTTCGATCCTCAAACCTGCGGTGGTCTGTTGTTGGGCGTTCCAAAGCCGTTAGTGCAGAAATTCGAAACGGCAATGGTCGAGGCGGACCTCACAACCGCGATCGCCATCGGCGAAGTCGTCAACAAACAGCCGAATAGCGTGCTGATCCAGACGACGTAA
- the selA gene encoding L-seryl-tRNA(Sec) selenium transferase — translation MPPLTVTDRDSTSMTNAERLRHLPAVDQILRQHDVALISDAYSRPQLIAWIRMAVDECRREILRGAKLDKKSAMQCVIRGTLHQCQLEDGRRQTSVINATGILLHTNLGRAPLAARAIQRMVQSAGYANVEMDLRSGKRNHRGERIFDLLAQLTGAEDAVVVNNCAAATILVLQVMAAGKEVIVSRGQLVEIGGGFRLPEVFAASGAVLREVGTTNRTYLRDYEHAIGENTGAIIRVHRSNFFQGGFVTEPDIAELISLGKQRGVPVIDDLGSGCIKDLSKFGLKEPAVTDSVAAGADLALFSGDKLFGGPQAGIVVGKAKLVKLLRRHPMMRALRTDKMTLAAIEATAEIHLSGNPMQELPLLQMLSKTVADVRTDCKRVLERLPAAVANRIEICECTSSVGGGSVPGSQIASCGLVLNVENNDAVAKSFRTGSPAVVPRIHNDAIMLDLRTVDATQLDALAVRVEECLTPGQ, via the coding sequence GTGCCTCCGCTTACTGTGACTGACCGCGATTCCACTTCGATGACCAATGCCGAACGACTCCGACATCTGCCTGCCGTCGACCAGATTCTGCGGCAGCATGACGTCGCCCTCATTTCCGATGCTTACTCGCGTCCTCAACTTATTGCGTGGATCCGAATGGCGGTCGACGAATGTCGTCGCGAAATTCTTCGTGGAGCCAAACTGGACAAGAAGTCGGCGATGCAGTGCGTGATTCGAGGGACGTTGCATCAGTGCCAGCTCGAAGACGGACGGCGGCAGACGTCCGTTATCAACGCCACCGGGATCCTGCTGCATACAAATTTGGGGCGAGCTCCCCTGGCAGCTCGAGCGATCCAGCGGATGGTGCAGTCCGCCGGATATGCCAACGTCGAAATGGATTTGCGTTCGGGCAAACGCAACCATCGCGGCGAACGAATTTTCGATCTTCTGGCGCAGCTAACCGGTGCCGAAGACGCTGTGGTTGTCAACAACTGCGCGGCCGCCACGATTTTGGTGCTGCAGGTCATGGCGGCTGGCAAAGAGGTGATTGTTTCGCGAGGGCAGTTGGTGGAAATCGGCGGCGGCTTCCGGCTGCCGGAAGTCTTCGCCGCGTCCGGGGCCGTTCTGCGGGAAGTCGGTACAACCAATCGAACGTATCTTCGCGATTACGAACACGCGATTGGTGAAAACACGGGAGCGATTATCCGAGTTCACCGCAGCAACTTTTTTCAGGGCGGTTTTGTGACCGAACCTGACATTGCCGAATTGATTTCGCTGGGAAAGCAACGCGGTGTGCCAGTCATCGACGATCTCGGCAGCGGCTGCATCAAGGATCTGTCGAAGTTCGGTTTAAAAGAACCCGCAGTCACTGACAGCGTCGCGGCCGGCGCAGATCTGGCGTTGTTTAGCGGCGACAAACTCTTCGGTGGTCCTCAGGCAGGCATCGTCGTTGGCAAAGCCAAACTGGTGAAATTACTCCGCCGACACCCGATGATGCGAGCTCTACGGACCGACAAGATGACGCTGGCCGCCATCGAAGCAACGGCAGAAATTCACCTTTCCGGAAACCCGATGCAGGAACTGCCTTTGTTGCAGATGCTGTCGAAGACGGTCGCCGACGTTCGCACGGATTGCAAACGTGTGCTGGAACGACTGCCAGCAGCCGTGGCGAATCGCATCGAAATCTGCGAATGCACGTCGTCTGTCGGCGGAGGTTCAGTACCGGGATCGCAGATCGCCAGCTGTGGTTTGGTGCTTAATGTTGAAAACAACGACGCCGTCGCGAAGAGCTTTCGTACCGGTAGCCCAGCTGTGGTGCCTCGCATCCACAATGACGCAATCATGCTGGATCTAAGAACCGTCGACGCAACGCAATTGGATGCACTGGCCGTTCGCGTCGAAGAATGTCTCACGCCAGGCCAGTAG
- a CDS encoding exo-alpha-sialidase — protein sequence MTFSFYARCVCWLPLCLVAFALPNASVKAQDPLWDATNPVPAAADLPDIEGIEFHVIKARQPERDGFNWLHGVALAWHGEKLFASFGHNSGKENTASEIANYTVSEDGGQTWSKVKLIDDGKEEDLAVSHGVFLRQAKTLWAFQGAFYGRMKKIHTRAYSLDEASGQWRFHGVVIEDGFWPMQEPQKMPDGNWIMAGLQVVEGIGGGNNPAAVAISHGNDFTKWSLVSVPRPAAMAMWGESTVVANGRHVTNISRFRQPVALVSRSADYGRTWSTMKESNLPMTASKPYAGTLSTGQAYLIGNTTADSRNRRWPLTITVTDQAECSFRRVFKIRDAEHPHAGESHPKAALSYPYAIEHQGKLYVGYSNDGGRGANRNSAELAVIPVTSVAGR from the coding sequence ATGACATTTTCTTTCTATGCTCGCTGTGTCTGCTGGCTGCCGTTGTGCCTCGTTGCGTTCGCTCTGCCCAACGCCAGCGTGAAGGCTCAGGATCCATTGTGGGATGCGACGAATCCAGTGCCTGCAGCCGCCGACTTGCCAGACATCGAGGGCATCGAGTTCCATGTGATCAAAGCTCGGCAGCCCGAGCGTGACGGATTCAACTGGCTGCACGGCGTTGCCTTAGCGTGGCATGGTGAGAAGCTGTTTGCCAGTTTCGGGCACAACAGTGGTAAAGAAAATACTGCCTCCGAAATTGCGAACTACACGGTCAGTGAAGACGGTGGCCAAACGTGGTCGAAGGTGAAACTGATTGATGATGGCAAGGAAGAAGATCTGGCTGTCAGCCACGGCGTGTTCCTCAGACAGGCAAAAACGCTGTGGGCTTTTCAGGGTGCGTTCTATGGACGGATGAAAAAGATCCACACGCGAGCGTATTCTCTGGACGAAGCGTCGGGCCAGTGGCGGTTTCACGGCGTGGTTATCGAAGACGGCTTCTGGCCGATGCAGGAACCTCAAAAAATGCCCGACGGCAACTGGATTATGGCCGGTTTGCAGGTCGTGGAAGGAATCGGAGGCGGCAACAACCCGGCTGCTGTCGCGATCAGTCATGGGAATGACTTTACAAAATGGAGTTTGGTCTCAGTGCCGCGTCCCGCTGCGATGGCGATGTGGGGCGAATCGACCGTGGTTGCAAACGGAAGACACGTCACCAACATTTCGCGGTTTCGCCAGCCCGTCGCACTCGTTTCACGCAGTGCAGATTACGGTCGGACATGGTCGACCATGAAAGAAAGCAATCTGCCGATGACCGCTTCGAAGCCTTACGCCGGAACGCTGTCGACCGGACAAGCCTACCTGATTGGCAACACGACGGCCGATTCTCGGAACCGCCGCTGGCCACTGACGATTACCGTCACTGACCAGGCCGAATGCAGCTTCCGCCGAGTCTTCAAAATTCGCGACGCCGAGCATCCTCACGCCGGCGAATCACATCCCAAAGCGGCGTTGTCGTATCCGTACGCCATCGAACACCAAGGAAAACTGTACGTGGGCTATTCGAACGATGGTGGTCGCGGCGCGAACCGAAACTCGGCCGAGTTGGCGGTTATTCCAGTTACGAGTGTGGCCGGTCGCTGA
- a CDS encoding NAD(P)/FAD-dependent oxidoreductase, with the protein MAEKVRVVIVGGGFAGLAAAKGLRKASDVSITLIDRRNHHLFQPLLYQVAMAGLSPAEIAAPIRGILSRQKNVRVLQGEVTSVDLAENAVQADFGAVGFDYLILACGANHSYFGKPDWEEYAPGLKTLEQATEIRRRVLTAFERAERETDPVKQKQLLTFVVVGGGPTGVELAGAIGEMSRYTLAKDFRSIDASLARVILIEAGSRILPMFAAELASKATRDLEQLGVQVWTSSMVTNIGSNSISVGTETIQAATVLWAAGVEASPLGRTLKLPTDRVGRVIVEPDLSVPGHPNIFVAGDQAHFDQSEKPLPGIAPVAMQQGRFLAANILRELHGKPREQFQYFDKGQMATIGRSRAITEVGRWKFSGFFAWVVWLVVHIYYLTGFRNRLFVVMSWAWSYLSYRRGARLIVEKEWRSRPQDEKPPAS; encoded by the coding sequence ATGGCAGAAAAGGTGCGCGTCGTGATTGTTGGCGGCGGGTTTGCAGGCCTGGCGGCGGCGAAGGGGTTGCGAAAGGCTTCGGACGTTTCGATCACCTTGATTGACCGACGAAATCATCACCTGTTTCAACCGCTGTTGTATCAAGTTGCCATGGCCGGGCTAAGTCCCGCGGAGATCGCAGCACCCATTCGAGGAATTCTGTCGCGTCAGAAGAACGTGCGCGTCCTGCAGGGGGAAGTGACTTCGGTCGACCTCGCTGAGAATGCAGTTCAAGCAGACTTCGGCGCAGTCGGATTCGACTATCTGATCCTCGCTTGCGGTGCCAATCATAGCTACTTTGGAAAACCGGATTGGGAAGAGTACGCTCCTGGCCTGAAGACGCTGGAACAGGCCACCGAGATCCGGCGCCGGGTTCTGACAGCATTCGAACGAGCCGAACGCGAAACGGATCCTGTTAAGCAAAAGCAACTGCTGACGTTTGTCGTGGTCGGCGGCGGGCCGACGGGCGTTGAGTTGGCCGGGGCGATCGGTGAAATGAGTCGCTATACGCTGGCGAAAGATTTCCGCAGCATCGATGCTTCGCTTGCTCGCGTCATTCTGATCGAAGCGGGATCTCGCATTCTTCCGATGTTTGCCGCCGAGCTCGCCAGCAAAGCGACTCGCGACCTGGAACAGCTTGGCGTGCAGGTTTGGACCTCAAGCATGGTGACGAACATCGGTAGCAACAGCATTTCCGTCGGAACGGAGACGATTCAGGCTGCAACCGTTTTGTGGGCCGCTGGCGTGGAAGCGTCGCCTCTGGGCAGGACACTCAAACTACCGACGGACCGTGTTGGGCGAGTGATCGTTGAGCCGGACCTGAGCGTTCCGGGTCACCCTAATATTTTCGTCGCCGGCGACCAGGCCCACTTCGACCAATCCGAAAAACCACTCCCCGGTATCGCGCCAGTGGCCATGCAACAGGGGCGATTTCTGGCGGCCAATATTCTGCGTGAACTACACGGCAAACCGCGCGAACAGTTTCAGTACTTCGACAAAGGGCAGATGGCGACGATTGGCCGCAGCCGAGCTATCACGGAAGTCGGCCGCTGGAAGTTTTCCGGCTTCTTCGCATGGGTCGTGTGGCTGGTGGTCCACATCTATTACCTGACGGGTTTTCGAAACCGCCTGTTCGTCGTGATGAGTTGGGCGTGGTCCTACTTGTCCTACCGACGCGGTGCGAGGCTGATTGTTGAAAAGGAATGGCGGAGCCGACCGCAGGATGAAAAGCCGCCTGCCAGCTAA
- a CDS encoding molybdopterin-dependent oxidoreductase, translating to MDDQVQRFLHQHFRLTRRHFVKAGVLTATSLTGGTSFAEQDKDDPRLQDALKSLETWLTRPGDFQDVSRGKPKPHTLSEDEKKKVGLTRDTWKLNVVSDPDNPASIQQPLEGETAFRFDDLMELARDHAVRFPKVMTCLNIGCPLGNGIWEGVPLREIIWRTQPKEDLRRVFYYGYHNDKPEQMFRSSLPVGRILEDPFGLPPVILCYKLNGEWLTSERGGPVRVVVPEAYGFKSIKWLNNVVLSNLHAANDTYAEKNNDVDSPLKTFCATLTAPTDPKANEAIPITGYAQVGISGLKKVQVWISRRDEEWPRDDPYFTKADWQDATLLAAPKEFGGGLPNEMIPADTMHFDDSGRPKQWPILLSKAHWCHLHPGLPAGKYVLRCRTVDNNGHAQPMPRPFRKSGHAKIETIRFEVS from the coding sequence ATGGACGACCAGGTTCAGCGATTTCTACATCAGCACTTTCGCCTGACAAGACGACATTTCGTCAAAGCCGGAGTTCTGACGGCCACATCGCTCACTGGCGGGACGTCGTTCGCCGAACAGGACAAAGACGATCCGCGATTGCAGGACGCTCTAAAAAGTCTGGAAACGTGGCTCACGCGGCCGGGCGATTTTCAGGACGTTTCCCGAGGCAAGCCGAAACCGCACACGCTATCTGAAGACGAAAAGAAAAAAGTCGGGCTGACTCGCGACACATGGAAGCTAAACGTCGTTAGTGATCCTGACAACCCGGCCAGCATTCAGCAGCCGCTGGAAGGTGAGACAGCCTTTCGCTTTGATGACCTGATGGAACTCGCCAGGGACCATGCGGTCCGGTTTCCCAAAGTGATGACCTGCCTGAACATAGGGTGCCCGTTGGGGAACGGAATTTGGGAAGGCGTCCCGCTGCGAGAAATCATCTGGCGTACTCAGCCTAAAGAAGACCTGCGGCGAGTTTTCTACTATGGCTACCACAACGACAAGCCGGAGCAGATGTTCCGCAGTTCGTTACCAGTCGGTCGCATTCTGGAAGACCCGTTCGGCTTGCCGCCCGTGATTTTGTGTTACAAGCTCAACGGCGAATGGCTGACATCGGAACGCGGCGGGCCGGTTCGTGTGGTGGTGCCGGAAGCTTATGGTTTTAAGAGTATCAAGTGGTTGAACAACGTCGTGCTGTCGAACCTTCACGCTGCCAACGATACGTACGCCGAAAAGAATAACGATGTCGACAGCCCGCTAAAAACTTTCTGCGCAACCCTGACGGCTCCCACAGACCCCAAGGCCAACGAAGCGATTCCGATCACAGGCTATGCTCAGGTTGGAATCTCCGGGCTGAAGAAAGTGCAGGTCTGGATTTCGAGGCGAGACGAAGAATGGCCGCGCGATGATCCATACTTTACGAAAGCTGATTGGCAGGACGCGACTCTGCTTGCTGCGCCGAAGGAATTCGGCGGAGGCTTGCCGAACGAAATGATTCCTGCGGACACCATGCACTTCGACGACAGTGGTCGACCGAAACAATGGCCGATTCTGTTGTCGAAGGCTCATTGGTGCCACCTGCATCCTGGGCTGCCTGCTGGCAAGTACGTGCTACGCTGTCGCACCGTTGACAACAATGGCCACGCTCAACCCATGCCGCGTCCGTTTCGTAAGTCGGGGCATGCGAAGATTGAAACGATTCGTTTTGAAGTGAGTTAG